The Desmonostoc muscorum LEGE 12446 genome includes a region encoding these proteins:
- a CDS encoding serine/threonine-protein kinase has product MLGNTLVGRYQIISNLGGGGFGETFVAYDTQLPGTPQCVVKKLKPQANDPVTLETARRLFDTEAQVLYKLGTHDRIPQLLAYFEENAEFYLVQELIEGHDLSEELIAGKTWSQDEVISLLQEILTILEFVHQQNVIHRDVNPRNILRRAADGKLILIDFGAVKQIATQVITPQGTTQCTVAIGTPGYIPGEQAHGTPKLSSDIYATGIIAIQALTGLSPEEIVKDPDTNEIIWQNKTTVTPEFAQLLDRMVCYDFRQRYPSATVALKALQELTQPPAETIALTPISPPNKIKNAQPKKGILGKLLLAIFLIGVSGIASILILNHVNSKNAKELSKQGNTLFDLQRYQEALAVYEKAVNIRPDYAQGWNGQGKTLSQLKKYKDALAAYDKAIQIKPDYLEAWIGRGLVLDNLERYQEAIASFNKALELNNQNSQVWNAKGDAFSNLRQYDQAIASYEKAIEFKGDDFEAWYKKGLAFQNLKRYSDAIAAYEKAVEFKPDYVSAWYNSANALVNLQRYKDAFTAYDKAVQYKPNFYQAWLSRGNILMNLQRYPEAIESFNQVIKYNSSNYQAWYNMGWSMHQSQRYEAAIESYNKAANFKKNDYQLWYNLGNSQFILQKYEDAIASYDRAVRYKPDHYESWYSRGNALLNLQRYQDAIISYNRAIKYKPDYHQAINARDQAQIQLQNEKPKPTIVPITPIANPTNPPQTTP; this is encoded by the coding sequence ATGCTGGGAAACACACTTGTTGGAAGATACCAAATTATTAGTAACTTGGGAGGTGGGGGTTTTGGCGAAACTTTTGTTGCTTATGATACTCAATTACCTGGTACGCCTCAATGTGTGGTTAAGAAACTCAAGCCCCAAGCAAATGATCCAGTAACTTTGGAAACTGCGAGGCGTTTATTTGATACAGAAGCTCAAGTTTTGTATAAATTAGGCACTCACGATCGCATTCCCCAACTTTTAGCTTATTTTGAAGAAAACGCCGAGTTTTATCTCGTACAGGAATTGATTGAAGGTCACGATCTCAGTGAAGAATTAATAGCAGGGAAAACCTGGAGTCAAGACGAGGTAATTTCACTTCTACAAGAAATTTTGACAATCTTAGAATTTGTCCATCAACAAAATGTAATTCATCGTGATGTCAATCCGCGAAATATTCTCAGACGTGCTGCTGATGGCAAGTTAATCTTAATTGATTTTGGGGCAGTTAAACAAATTGCTACCCAAGTTATTACTCCCCAAGGTACAACTCAATGTACTGTTGCGATCGGTACACCTGGATATATTCCTGGCGAACAAGCTCATGGTACGCCAAAATTAAGCAGTGATATCTATGCTACGGGGATAATTGCTATTCAAGCCCTCACTGGATTATCTCCTGAAGAAATAGTCAAAGATCCGGATACTAATGAAATTATCTGGCAGAATAAAACCACAGTCACACCAGAATTTGCTCAACTTTTAGATAGAATGGTGTGCTATGATTTTCGACAACGTTACCCTTCAGCAACAGTAGCATTAAAAGCGCTGCAAGAGTTAACACAGCCACCCGCTGAAACAATAGCTTTGACTCCTATTTCACCACCAAATAAGATAAAAAATGCTCAACCCAAAAAAGGCATATTGGGTAAATTGTTGTTGGCAATATTTTTGATTGGTGTGAGTGGAATAGCATCAATATTGATTTTAAATCACGTTAATTCTAAGAATGCTAAAGAATTATCTAAACAAGGAAATACGCTTTTTGATTTGCAACGTTATCAAGAAGCGTTAGCAGTATATGAAAAAGCAGTTAATATTAGACCAGATTATGCTCAAGGATGGAATGGTCAAGGTAAAACGCTTTCTCAATTGAAAAAATATAAAGATGCTTTAGCGGCCTATGACAAAGCAATTCAAATCAAGCCTGATTATTTAGAAGCTTGGATTGGACGAGGTTTGGTATTGGATAATTTAGAGCGATATCAAGAAGCGATCGCTTCTTTTAACAAAGCCTTAGAATTAAATAATCAAAATTCCCAAGTTTGGAATGCCAAAGGAGATGCTTTCAGTAATTTAAGGCAATATGACCAAGCAATTGCATCTTATGAAAAAGCGATTGAATTTAAAGGAGATGATTTTGAAGCTTGGTATAAAAAAGGATTAGCTTTCCAGAATTTAAAACGATATAGTGACGCGATCGCAGCTTATGAAAAAGCCGTTGAATTCAAACCAGACTACGTGTCAGCTTGGTACAATTCGGCGAACGCCCTAGTCAATTTACAACGCTATAAAGATGCGTTTACAGCTTATGACAAAGCAGTACAATACAAGCCAAATTTTTATCAAGCTTGGTTGTCTAGAGGTAATATACTCATGAATTTACAACGTTACCCCGAAGCAATTGAATCTTTTAATCAAGTAATTAAATATAACTCCAGTAATTATCAAGCATGGTATAATATGGGCTGGTCAATGCATCAAAGCCAACGTTATGAAGCAGCAATAGAATCGTATAATAAAGCCGCAAATTTTAAGAAAAACGATTATCAACTTTGGTATAACTTGGGGAATTCGCAATTCATTTTGCAAAAATATGAAGATGCGATCGCATCTTATGATAGAGCAGTTCGTTATAAACCAGACCATTACGAAAGCTGGTATAGTAGAGGCAATGCTCTATTAAATTTGCAACGCTATCAAGATGCAATTATTTCTTATAACCGAGCAATAAAATATAAGCCTGATTACCACCAAGCAATAAACGCCCGCGACCAAGCCCAAATTCAACTACAAAACGAAAAACCAAAGCCTACAATTGTGCCAATTACCCCAATTGCTAATCCCACAAATCCACCGCAGACGACACCTTAG
- a CDS encoding hybrid sensor histidine kinase/response regulator encodes MKTTIGDQKNSQGYTPSRGIVLVVEDNLANLQVLSSFLDRCGFEVWAAGSGEKALGLLENDDLPDLILLDIMMAGLDGFEICKQLKSNPRFQDIPVIFMTGLAKTADKIKGLQLGAVDYITKPFQYEEVLVRIENHLKLRNLTKTLIAKNAELQQTQTQLIQAEKVAALGQLTAGIAHEVNNPINFIAGNLNFVEKYVQEIVSLLHLYQKYLPEPPEEIKTAIQKSEIEFLLNDLFKIIQSMQVGTNRVIEIVSSLNNFSRHREAGKKLANLHEGIESTLLILGHRFKANADRPAIQIIKEYGNLPPIECFPGEINQVFMNLISNAIDAIEETHKNKNFKQIAQYPGVIKIKTEVIAEQVILRIADNGSGISKTDETKIFDAFYTTKPIGKGTGLGLSIAYQIVVNNHHGKLTYHSKPGEGLEFIIELPIR; translated from the coding sequence ATGAAAACGACTATTGGAGACCAAAAAAATTCGCAGGGTTACACTCCTTCCAGGGGAATTGTTTTAGTCGTTGAGGATAACCTTGCAAATTTACAAGTTTTATCCAGCTTTCTGGATCGATGTGGGTTTGAAGTTTGGGCAGCAGGCAGCGGTGAGAAAGCCCTTGGGCTATTAGAAAATGATGATTTACCTGATTTAATCTTGCTGGATATAATGATGGCTGGTTTAGATGGTTTTGAAATCTGTAAACAGCTAAAAAGTAATCCTCGTTTCCAAGATATTCCGGTGATTTTTATGACAGGTCTTGCAAAAACTGCTGATAAAATCAAAGGTTTGCAATTGGGAGCTGTAGACTACATTACCAAACCTTTTCAGTATGAAGAAGTCTTGGTGCGGATCGAAAATCACCTCAAGCTGAGAAATTTGACGAAAACCTTAATCGCTAAAAATGCCGAATTACAACAGACTCAAACTCAACTGATTCAAGCAGAAAAGGTAGCAGCTTTAGGTCAGCTGACAGCAGGAATTGCTCATGAAGTTAATAATCCCATCAATTTTATAGCTGGCAACTTAAATTTTGTGGAAAAGTATGTACAGGAGATAGTTAGTTTACTGCATCTCTATCAAAAATATCTGCCAGAACCACCAGAGGAAATTAAAACGGCAATTCAAAAAAGCGAAATCGAATTTTTGCTAAATGATTTATTTAAAATCATTCAATCCATGCAAGTCGGAACAAATCGCGTTATAGAAATTGTCTCATCTTTGAACAACTTCTCACGGCATAGAGAAGCTGGTAAGAAACTAGCTAACTTGCATGAAGGTATAGAAAGTACTCTACTCATTCTCGGACATCGGTTTAAAGCAAACGCCGATCGCCCAGCCATCCAAATAATTAAAGAATATGGAAACTTGCCTCCCATTGAGTGTTTTCCTGGCGAAATTAATCAGGTTTTTATGAATTTAATTTCTAATGCGATCGATGCAATTGAAGAAACACATAAAAATAAAAACTTTAAACAAATTGCTCAATATCCTGGTGTGATTAAAATCAAAACAGAGGTAATTGCAGAGCAAGTTATTTTAAGAATTGCCGACAATGGCTCAGGTATCAGCAAAACAGATGAAACAAAAATATTCGATGCCTTTTACACAACAAAACCCATTGGTAAAGGAACAGGGCTTGGTCTATCTATTGCTTATCAAATTGTGGTGAATAATCATCACGGCAAGCTCACATACCATTCCAAACCAGGTGAAGGTCTAGAGTTTATCATTGAGCTACCGATCCGATAA
- a CDS encoding poly-gamma-glutamate hydrolase family protein — protein sequence MTTYNAEIQSTNTGTQEHCSADPDQLLTIGRAINQQIRVKFDDTKYAIYTVRNTPQETPDNIVRVTQEGGSRLGQSNFPFNVTIDSQVVNTTYNDDDAQESKEFVERLTDNGTHKKLIAIAPHGGLIEIKTDKQAERVASQLASKGVSCWLCKGWGDSTIGAYDRWHITSTDINEESFPLLKTIINRGFTHAVAFHGFTKNNILIGGRASDPLKQQIKTAIEKAIVGSGISVDIASAKSGYGGDTPQNIVNRLSNGNGIQIEQCSEARKQYWEKIADAVASVYESLI from the coding sequence ATGACCACATACAACGCTGAAATACAAAGTACCAACACAGGTACACAAGAACATTGCTCTGCCGATCCAGACCAATTATTAACTATTGGTCGTGCTATTAATCAACAAATCAGAGTGAAATTTGACGACACAAAATATGCAATTTATACAGTTAGAAACACTCCCCAAGAAACCCCAGATAATATTGTGCGTGTAACCCAAGAAGGAGGATCACGATTAGGACAGTCTAACTTTCCCTTCAACGTGACGATAGATTCCCAAGTAGTTAATACAACCTACAATGATGACGATGCACAAGAATCTAAAGAGTTTGTCGAAAGATTAACAGACAATGGAACTCACAAGAAACTAATAGCTATTGCTCCTCATGGTGGCCTAATTGAAATCAAGACTGACAAGCAAGCAGAACGAGTAGCTTCTCAACTAGCTAGTAAAGGTGTGTCTTGTTGGCTTTGTAAAGGTTGGGGTGATAGTACTATTGGAGCATACGATCGCTGGCACATTACATCTACTGATATTAATGAAGAATCATTTCCACTACTCAAGACCATTATTAATCGTGGATTTACTCACGCTGTAGCTTTTCATGGTTTTACGAAAAATAACATTCTCATTGGTGGTCGTGCTAGTGACCCACTCAAGCAACAAATTAAGACGGCAATTGAGAAGGCTATTGTCGGTTCTGGTATCAGTGTAGATATTGCTTCTGCAAAGAGTGGTTATGGCGGGGACACTCCTCAAAATATTGTTAATAGATTGTCTAATGGCAATGGTATTCAAATTGAGCAGTGTTCTGAAGCACGAAAACAATATTGGGAGAAAATAGCTGATGCCGTTGCTTCTGTTTACGAATCTTTAATTTAA
- a CDS encoding rhomboid family intramembrane serine protease, which produces MIPISDNIRCWNKPIVNYWLIGINIAVFLWELKLEFSNELGYFVNSWGVIPAQISGAITNAIFLNFAAWIVVLWRLFSLIVGIFLHGSFSQILGNLLFLWVFGKTVENILGHKRYLGLYLAAGVVTGVAQILAQPSLTVPLIGANGAIAAVLGAYIIKFPQVKIYSVLPLIILYIPLEVPAFFYVFWWFVQQLFYGIGSLNIPPFGVNQSGVIYWGQVVGLLFGAGFMRFRTFVR; this is translated from the coding sequence ATGATTCCTATTAGTGATAATATTCGTTGTTGGAATAAGCCGATAGTTAATTATTGGCTAATTGGCATTAATATTGCCGTATTTTTATGGGAACTGAAGCTAGAGTTTAGCAACGAATTGGGCTATTTTGTTAATAGTTGGGGGGTGATTCCTGCCCAGATTAGCGGGGCGATTACAAATGCTATTTTTTTGAATTTTGCTGCTTGGATAGTTGTGCTTTGGCGTCTATTTTCGCTAATTGTTGGAATATTTTTGCACGGAAGTTTTAGTCAAATCTTGGGAAATCTGCTATTTTTATGGGTTTTTGGTAAGACTGTAGAAAATATTCTCGGACATAAACGCTATCTGGGATTGTACTTGGCGGCTGGTGTTGTGACGGGTGTGGCACAAATTCTGGCTCAACCGAGTTTGACAGTACCATTGATTGGGGCTAATGGGGCGATCGCAGCTGTTTTAGGAGCCTATATCATCAAGTTTCCTCAAGTCAAAATTTACTCAGTTTTGCCGCTAATAATTTTGTATATCCCCCTTGAAGTTCCAGCCTTTTTCTATGTATTTTGGTGGTTTGTTCAACAGCTATTTTATGGTATTGGTAGTTTAAATATTCCCCCCTTTGGTGTAAATCAATCTGGCGTTATTTACTGGGGTCAGGTTGTAGGATTACTTTTTGGTGCAGGTTTCATGCGATTTAGAACCTTTGTCAGGTGA
- a CDS encoding addiction module protein, whose translation MVSVEQIMKQALALPSASRALLVEKLVESLEFDVDETLQMLWTDAAKKRRDEVRSGAVKPIPGEEALARARQLLE comes from the coding sequence ATGGTATCTGTTGAGCAGATCATGAAACAAGCTTTAGCTTTGCCCAGTGCATCAAGAGCATTGTTGGTAGAGAAGCTGGTTGAAAGTCTTGAGTTTGATGTAGATGAAACACTTCAAATGCTGTGGACAGATGCAGCCAAGAAGCGCAGAGATGAAGTCCGGAGTGGTGCAGTTAAACCAATTCCAGGAGAGGAAGCTTTAGCTAGGGCTAGACAACTCCTAGAGTGA
- a CDS encoding serine/threonine-protein kinase — MIHHIIGKLLQGRYQIVQSLGAGVFGQTYIALDVDYPDNPKCVVKQIKVNSFESNYLDTLRLLFLTETETLKLLGSHQQIPEFIACFEENKRFYLVQEYIEGHALTAELPISQEWGCLWSESEVVEFLLDVLSILEFVHSQGVIHCDIKPENLIRRGVDGKLVLIDFGSIQSIDFGIGAELPIHTIPVTSLGYIPPEQFIGETQPNSDIYALGMIAIQALTGLEPLQLKADPHTNEIIWRSPNTPVNDYLAAVLSQMIRYDYQNRFQSAGEVLRVLKQMIWEPQPADDKFSLETTIEDDNFNNPASRKLSPLFTGMKIGLAANSLLMGFGVYSLINSSPAYSETETLSQATKEYQAGDLQEALALVKSIPSHSNIYPEAQATIEEWQEQWQLAAQQYQIALAASYESRWSDVLDAVRQIPDILYWQSKTDKLVKQAYINIEAQTQDLLAKAYESANIKDFSMALQYLRQIPKESSAGAIVQDKLAEYNRKRQIRAAYFLNKAYHQASIGNFSRAVKFLKNIPKDTLVYAEAQVKLNEYTRKQRVLAEHQRVASAKRTNSSFPKNILILNSVSAAGRSPF; from the coding sequence ATGATCCACCACATAATTGGTAAATTATTACAAGGCCGTTACCAAATTGTCCAAAGCTTGGGAGCAGGGGTGTTTGGACAAACATACATTGCCCTAGATGTAGATTACCCAGACAATCCCAAATGCGTAGTTAAACAGATCAAAGTTAACAGTTTTGAATCTAACTACTTGGACACACTGAGGCTACTGTTTTTAACTGAAACTGAAACTCTCAAGCTTTTAGGAAGCCATCAGCAAATTCCTGAATTTATCGCCTGCTTTGAAGAAAACAAGCGATTTTATTTGGTGCAAGAATATATTGAAGGACATGCGCTAACTGCGGAATTACCCATCAGTCAAGAGTGGGGGTGTTTGTGGAGTGAAAGCGAAGTTGTAGAATTTTTATTAGATGTCTTAAGTATTCTAGAATTTGTTCATTCTCAAGGTGTTATTCATTGCGATATTAAACCAGAAAATTTAATTAGACGCGGTGTTGATGGCAAATTAGTTTTAATTGATTTTGGCTCAATCCAGTCGATTGATTTTGGCATAGGTGCGGAATTGCCTATTCATACAATTCCCGTCACTTCATTGGGGTACATACCACCAGAACAATTTATTGGTGAAACACAGCCCAATAGTGATATTTATGCTTTGGGAATGATTGCTATCCAGGCTTTAACAGGACTAGAACCACTACAATTAAAGGCTGATCCTCATACTAATGAGATTATTTGGCGTTCTCCAAACACGCCAGTTAATGATTATTTAGCGGCTGTTCTCAGCCAAATGATCCGCTACGATTACCAAAACCGCTTTCAGTCTGCGGGTGAAGTTCTGCGGGTTCTCAAACAAATGATCTGGGAACCTCAGCCAGCAGATGATAAATTTTCTTTAGAAACGACGATTGAAGATGATAATTTTAATAATCCTGCTTCTAGAAAATTATCGCCGTTATTCACAGGAATGAAAATAGGGCTAGCAGCTAATTCTTTGTTGATGGGATTTGGTGTATATTCTTTAATTAATAGTTCACCTGCGTACTCAGAAACAGAAACTTTATCTCAAGCAACAAAAGAATATCAAGCGGGGGATTTACAAGAGGCACTGGCACTAGTTAAATCTATTCCCTCCCACAGCAATATTTATCCAGAAGCTCAAGCCACAATCGAAGAATGGCAAGAACAATGGCAACTAGCTGCACAACAATACCAAATAGCTTTAGCAGCTTCTTATGAAAGTAGATGGTCAGATGTTCTTGATGCGGTTCGTCAAATTCCAGATATTTTATACTGGCAATCTAAAACAGATAAATTAGTTAAACAAGCATACATCAATATTGAAGCACAAACCCAAGATTTATTAGCTAAAGCTTACGAAAGTGCCAACATAAAAGATTTTTCTATGGCATTACAATATTTGCGCCAAATTCCTAAAGAAAGTTCTGCTGGCGCTATAGTTCAAGACAAATTGGCTGAATATAATCGCAAGCGGCAAATCAGAGCAGCTTACTTTTTAAATAAAGCTTACCATCAAGCATCTATTGGTAATTTTAGTAGGGCTGTAAAGTTCCTGAAAAATATTCCCAAAGATACTTTAGTTTACGCTGAAGCTCAAGTTAAATTGAATGAGTATACTCGAAAGCAACGTGTGCTGGCTGAACATCAAAGGGTAGCTTCTGCAAAAAGAACAAATTCATCTTTCCCTAAAAACATTCTAATTCTGAATTCTGTTAGCGCAGCGGGGCGTAGCCCATTCTGA
- a CDS encoding type II toxin-antitoxin system RelE/ParE family toxin: protein MKYVFHPAALTEYSEAVEFYAERRVELAQAFVNSIEDAIFRITQSPTRWVVVEEDIRRCLTRKFPYGILYTIEEDYVLILAVMHCSREPGYWKERVTEKPSDG from the coding sequence ATGAAATACGTCTTTCACCCAGCAGCATTGACTGAATATAGTGAAGCCGTAGAGTTTTACGCAGAACGTCGGGTTGAATTAGCACAGGCCTTTGTCAATTCCATTGAGGATGCTATTTTCCGAATCACTCAGTCGCCGACTCGCTGGGTTGTTGTTGAAGAAGACATTCGTCGATGTCTGACGCGCAAATTTCCATATGGAATTTTATACACTATTGAGGAAGATTACGTTTTGATTTTGGCAGTGATGCACTGTAGCCGCGAACCTGGATACTGGAAAGAGCGTGTTACAGAAAAACCATCTGATGGATAA
- a CDS encoding response regulator has translation MPNLNIMHGKKVQAESLGKESNPTVTTNLPLLVTNQQFGYEENESLISESDTPFPRDTQVLVVDDEPDIRDLVTFILQDYGVEVTAVASAQDALQALSESIPDVLISDIGMPKTDGYMLMREVRKRSPQQGGHVPAIALTAYAGEINQQQALAAGFQMHIPKPIDPDELVKAIVGLINAS, from the coding sequence ATGCCAAATCTTAATATAATGCATGGGAAAAAAGTTCAAGCCGAAAGTCTTGGAAAAGAATCGAATCCAACTGTCACCACCAACTTACCGCTTTTAGTCACAAATCAGCAGTTTGGATATGAGGAAAATGAGTCTTTAATTTCTGAGTCTGATACCCCATTCCCCAGGGATACTCAAGTTTTGGTGGTGGACGATGAACCAGATATTCGTGATTTAGTAACCTTTATTTTGCAAGATTATGGTGTAGAAGTAACCGCTGTAGCATCAGCACAAGATGCATTACAAGCACTGTCTGAGTCGATACCGGATGTTTTGATCAGTGATATTGGAATGCCAAAGACAGATGGTTATATGCTGATGCGTGAGGTGAGAAAGCGATCGCCCCAACAAGGAGGACACGTACCAGCGATCGCTCTCACGGCTTATGCTGGGGAAATCAATCAGCAGCAAGCACTAGCAGCAGGGTTTCAGATGCATATCCCCAAACCAATAGATCCAGATGAATTAGTCAAGGCGATCGTTGGTTTAATTAACGCAAGCTGA
- a CDS encoding class I SAM-dependent methyltransferase encodes MSTSTISVSNHSITKYIHGYTKDEQDRLIRQSNFLEPYIYSNVDFSNCHHIIEVGCGVGAQIEALLKRWPDLKITGVDISQAQISRASEFLKPYIEAGRVSLHVSHGGELPLPDESFDGALICFVLEHAHNPLNVLKEIKRVMKSGSSLYCTEAFNAGVYTYPTCLAFQTYWEIFNRYQKELNGDPDAGIKLYNLALKAGFSEVTSAYIPIYLDDRMKDISRRINLIDWFVEAILSVAPILIAQDRVTPYLVEEMTQELSWLKHNQDTVFIYPFQQIKAVK; translated from the coding sequence ATGTCTACATCTACCATATCTGTCAGCAATCACAGCATTACCAAATACATTCACGGTTACACAAAAGATGAGCAAGACCGCCTCATTAGACAAAGCAATTTTTTAGAGCCTTACATATATAGCAATGTTGATTTTTCTAATTGTCATCACATTATTGAAGTAGGTTGTGGAGTAGGAGCGCAAATAGAAGCTCTATTAAAACGTTGGCCAGATTTAAAAATTACTGGTGTTGATATTTCCCAAGCACAGATTAGTCGTGCTAGTGAATTTCTCAAGCCATATATTGAAGCAGGACGAGTATCTCTGCATGTTAGTCATGGCGGAGAACTGCCTTTACCTGATGAATCCTTTGATGGCGCATTGATTTGTTTTGTTCTGGAACATGCACACAATCCGCTAAATGTTCTCAAAGAGATAAAAAGGGTGATGAAATCAGGTAGTAGTCTTTATTGTACAGAAGCATTTAATGCGGGCGTATATACCTATCCTACTTGTCTAGCTTTTCAAACTTACTGGGAAATATTCAATCGCTATCAAAAAGAGTTAAATGGCGATCCAGATGCAGGAATAAAACTTTATAACTTGGCATTGAAGGCTGGTTTTTCTGAAGTTACTTCTGCCTATATTCCAATTTACTTGGATGACCGAATGAAAGATATTTCACGGCGGATAAATTTAATTGATTGGTTTGTTGAAGCTATATTGAGTGTAGCCCCAATCCTAATTGCTCAGGATAGAGTTACACCTTATTTAGTAGAAGAAATGACACAAGAATTATCCTGGCTAAAACATAACCAAGACACTGTGTTTATCTATCCATTCCAGCAAATAAAAGCTGTGAAGTGA